One Pseudomonas tolaasii NCPPB 2192 genomic window carries:
- a CDS encoding heavy metal sensor histidine kinase has protein sequence MNQRRHYSLTLRLALIFALLAFALLATLGVALYRELERELIKRDDAALIYRADQLRNLLNDSNTLDLIKTKPELFQNMLGNSESVLSIAAPGQKPLLLVNPGNIEMPSVTPVPKNQELGFSDVHHLPGVNGVPFATVAASIDSGDLGSLQVTTGRLMTERTAMLASYRLSVFILASIAAIILAVVSYVMVHRGLVPLRRLATHAQGIGVGNLAERLDSHGAPKELLPMIDSFNTMLERLAKGFVQLGQVSTDMAHELRTPINNLLGETQVALHQSRSIESYQQLLASNVEELERLARMLDNMLFLARTDPASALRQRQELSAADEVERMADYFEGPASDVDIRIVAEGDGVIWAEPMLLRRALANLCANAIKYGASSSELAIQAVPDAEGICLRVTNTGATIPAQHLPRLFERFYRVDESRERSAQSNGLGLSIVATIMQLHNGRYSVTSEEGVTCFELFFPRREG, from the coding sequence ATGAACCAGCGCCGCCATTATTCGCTGACCCTGCGCCTGGCGCTGATCTTCGCCCTGCTCGCCTTTGCCCTGCTCGCGACCCTGGGCGTGGCGCTGTACCGCGAGCTGGAGCGCGAGTTGATCAAGCGTGATGATGCGGCGCTGATCTACCGCGCCGACCAGTTGCGCAACCTGCTCAATGACAGCAACACCCTGGACCTGATCAAGACCAAGCCGGAACTGTTCCAGAACATGTTGGGCAACAGTGAATCGGTGCTGAGCATCGCGGCGCCGGGGCAGAAGCCGCTGTTACTGGTCAACCCGGGCAACATTGAAATGCCGTCGGTGACACCGGTGCCGAAAAATCAGGAACTGGGGTTTTCCGACGTGCACCATTTGCCGGGTGTGAATGGCGTGCCCTTCGCCACCGTGGCCGCGTCCATCGACTCAGGCGACCTGGGCAGCCTGCAGGTCACCACCGGGCGCCTGATGACCGAGCGCACCGCCATGCTCGCCAGTTATCGCTTGAGCGTGTTTATCCTGGCCAGCATTGCCGCGATCATACTCGCCGTGGTGAGTTACGTGATGGTGCACCGCGGGTTGGTGCCACTGCGGCGCCTGGCCACACACGCCCAGGGCATCGGCGTGGGCAACCTGGCCGAACGCCTCGACAGCCACGGCGCGCCGAAAGAGCTGCTGCCGATGATCGACTCGTTCAATACCATGCTCGAACGCTTGGCCAAGGGTTTTGTACAGCTGGGTCAGGTCTCCACGGACATGGCCCATGAACTGCGCACACCGATCAACAACCTGCTGGGCGAAACCCAAGTGGCCCTGCATCAAAGTCGCAGCATCGAGAGCTATCAGCAGTTGCTCGCATCGAATGTCGAAGAGCTCGAACGCCTGGCGCGCATGCTCGACAACATGCTGTTCCTGGCCCGTACCGACCCGGCCAGCGCGCTGCGTCAACGCCAGGAACTGAGTGCCGCCGATGAAGTGGAGCGCATGGCCGATTACTTTGAAGGGCCGGCCAGCGATGTGGATATCCGCATTGTCGCCGAAGGTGACGGCGTGATCTGGGCCGAGCCGATGCTGCTGCGCCGTGCGCTGGCAAATCTTTGCGCCAACGCCATCAAGTACGGTGCGTCGAGTTCCGAGCTGGCCATTCAGGCGGTTCCGGACGCTGAAGGAATATGCCTCAGGGTCACCAACACGGGCGCAACCATTCCCGCGCAGCACTTGCCCCGATTGTTCGAACGATTTTACCGGGTGGATGAGTCCCGCGAGCGTTCCGCGCAGTCCAACGGGCTGGGCCTGTCGATTGTGGCGACCATCATGCAGTTGCATAACGGTCGTTACAGCGTCACCAGCGAGGAAGGCGTGACGTGTTTTGAGTTGTTCTTTCCGCGCCGAGAGGGCTGA